The following are encoded in a window of Pristis pectinata isolate sPriPec2 chromosome 1, sPriPec2.1.pri, whole genome shotgun sequence genomic DNA:
- the ankrd9 gene encoding ankyrin repeat domain-containing protein 9, translated as MPWDLGTPAHGRDYHCQKRCKKSSFAFYQAVRDLLPVWILEEMRTMEVFHWEEGGRMCAYSPSEALLYALVHDHQRYGQYLLRQHPRAALAVPSDSFCCCRSSAPHLAMAVRYNRVATLGHLLKCLRDCPGIDRSDYINRRGCVHVESGKTPLHVACELARAECLTLLLAHGSSPYITDCEGNTPLDTLLLQLCDSRLDLPRKHACLHSLLLFMPELKFKMKAALRSNVSLWQNLLTPDLFQWLSGCSPPPLFIKAMQTLIAAIAPEKFPEGLDELPISHLLKPLDFKLTAEDTAQSSCK; from the coding sequence ATGCCCTGGGACCTGGGCACCCCTGCCCACGGCCGGGATTACCACTGCCAGAAGCGCTGTAAGAAATCGTCCTTCGCCTTCTATCAGGCGGTGCGGGACCTCCTGCCCGTCTGGATCCTGGAGGAAATGAGGACCATGGAGGTGTTTCACTGGGAGGAGGGCGGCCGGATGTGCGCCTACTCGCCGTCTGAAGCCCTGCTCTACGCCCTGGTGCACGACCACCAGCGCTACGGCCAGTACCTGCTGAGGCAGCACCCCCGGGCGGCGCTGGCCGTGCCCAGCGACAGCTTCTGCTGCTGCCGCTCCTCGGCGCCGCACCTCGCCATGGCCGTGCGCTACAACCGCGTCGCCACCCTGGGACACCTCCTGAAATGCCTGCGGGACTGTCCCGGCATCGACCGCTCGGATTACATCAACCGCAGGGGCTGTGTGCATGTGGAGAGCGGCAAGACCCCGCTGCATGTGGCCTGTGAGCTGGCGAGAGCCGAGTGCTTGACCTTGCTGCTGGCGCACGGTTCCTCCCCCTACATTACGGACTGCGAGGGCAACACCCCGCTGGACACGTTACTCCTGCAGCTGTGTGACAGCCGGCTGGACCTGCCGAGGAAGCACGCCTGCCTGCACAGCCTCCTGCTCTTCATGCCAGAACTCAAGTTCAAAATGAAGGCGGCACTGAGAAGCAACGTCAGCCTCTGGCAGAATTTGCTGACCCCGGACCTCTTTCAGTGGCTCTCGGGCTGTAGCCCGCCGCCGCTCTTTATAAAGGCCATGCAAACTTTAATCGCGGCCATTGCTCCTGAGAAATTCCCAGAGGGGTTGGACGAGTTGCCCATATCCCATCTACTTAAACCTCTGGACTTCAAACTGACCGCGGAGGACACCGCCCAATCAAGCTGTAAATGA